TGCTGCTGGAATCTTCACCGGAGTATTAAGCGGCACAGGCATGTTAAACGCAATGGCAAGCGCAGTTGTTACAGTAATTCCGCCGGATCTTGGCCGTTATACTCATTTCATAGTAGCATGTTTTGCAGTACCGTTAATTATGTGCTTAGGGACGGACTCATTCTATTTCGGATTATTGCCGGTTGTTGTAGGAATTGCCTCACAGTTCGGAGTGAATCCTATGGACGTCGCATGTGTCTTATTAGTTGCTGAGAATGTCGGAGTCATGATCTCCCCGTTATCTCCTGCTGCATATTTAGGACTCGGACTTCTTGAAATCGATATAGGCGAACACATTAAATACTCGCTTCCGTGGATCTGGGGAATCAGTATTTTATCAATCGTGATTTGCATAGTACTCGGAGTAACTCCGCTATAAAAATTTTTGTGCAAAAAAATAGACTCCCGGTCTTAACTGGGAGTCTTTATTATTATATTTCTTACTTTATCGGGCTGAACTCTTTATCAAGTAACGCCTTGAATTCGTCAAGAGTCATGCTTCCTAAATCGCCTTCTGTGCGCTTTCTTACTCCGAGCGTTTTATTATCGCGTTCCTTATCGCCTATAACGAGCATATAAGGCACTTTTTGAATCTGGGCATCACGAATCTTGCGCCCTAATTTCTCGTCTCGTTCGTCAATTTCAGCGCGGATATTAAGGCCGTCAAAAATTTTCTTGAGTTCGTGCGAATAATCAAGATGATCCTTAGCAATCGGGACAATTTTAATTTGAACGGGTGCGAGCCAATACGGGAATGCTCCGGCGTAATGTTCGATTAATATACCCATGAAACGCTCAACACTTCCGAATACGACTCTATGAATCATTACGGGTGTGTGTTCTGCTCCATCTTCACCGATATAAGTTACTCCAAAACGTCCGGGCATTTGGAAATCTAATTGAATCGTTCCGCACTGCCAAGTCCTGCCGATACAGTCCTCTAAATGAAAATCTATTTTCGGCCCGTAAAAAGCTCCGTCGCCGGGATTAATAGTATACGGTGTATTAGTGCTCTCAAGTGCGTCACGTAAAGCATTCTCTGCGGCCTCCCACTGCTCATCAGTTCCCATTGAGTCCTCAGGCCTCGTAGAAAGCTCAACGAAATATTTAAATCCGAATACGTCATTATAGAAATATTTATCGAGTTCCATAATTTGAGTAACTTCGTCTTTAATCTGTTCGGGAGTTATATAAGTGTGTGCATCGTCCTGAGTGAAACAGCGGACTCTCATAAGCCCATGAAGGACTCCGCTTCTTTCATGTCTGTGAACGCAGCCGAGTTCTGTTAATCTCATCGGCAAATCTCTATAACTTCTTAATTGAGTCTTATAAACTAGAATACTTCCGGGGCAGTTCATAGGCTTAATAGCATATGGCTTCTCGTCAATCTCGGTGAAATACATATTTTCTCTATAATGATCCCAGTGTCCCGAACGAATCCATAAATCGCGGTCTAAAATTTGAGGAGTCTTTATTTCCGTGTAGCCCCGCTTGTTATGTTCGCGCCGCCAGAAATCTATTAAAGTGTTCATTATGGCCATTCCCTTAGGGTGAAAGAAGGGGAATCCGGGGCCTTCTTCGTGTAAGCTGAATAAATCTAAATCTTTGCCGAGTTTTCTGTGATCGCGTAATTTTGCCTCTTCTAATTGCTTGAGATATGCTTTTAACTCGTCGGGCTTGTCAAAAGCTGTGCCGTAAATTCTGGTGAGCATTTTATTTTTTTCGCTGCCCCGCCAATAAGCCCCCGCAATTGATAACAACTTGAAATTATGAATCTTCCCAGCGTCAGGAACGTGAGGCCCTCTGCATAAATCAGCATATTCGCCCTGTTTATATATTGAGACTGTATCTGATTCGATTTCTGAAATTAATTCGGTCTTGTATGGATCATTTGCGAAAAATTTTAATGCAGCGTCTTTTGTCATGTCCTCGCGTGTAACTTTTTCGCCGGCTCCGGAAATTTTGCGCATTTCTGACTCAATTTTAGGCAAATCTTCTTCTGTGATAGTGCCTGCAACATCAACATCATAATAAAAGCCGTCTTTAATAGCAGGGCCGACTCCGAAATGAGTCCCCGGATAAAGTCTTAATATCGCCTGAGCCATTAAATGCGCTGTGCTGTGCCGTAAAATTTCGAGTCCTTCAGGAGATTCGCCGGTGATTGCTTCAAGTTTGCCGGAAGAATTTATTTCGCGCGTTAAGTCTAATAAATCATCGTTAAATTTTCCTGCGATAACTTTCTTGCTGTCGAGTCCCAGTGCCTTTAATGCGTCCTGAATAGTAACCGGGCTGTCGAATTCTCTATCATTAATCTTGAACAAAAATATATACCTGCCTTCTTGATTATTATAAATTTTTTTGCAAGAATAACACCCGATTAAATTTATAGCAAGTTTTATATTTATGAGTCTGGGAGTTTTCATTATGCACAGAGATTTTAAGGCTGATTTAGAAAATAAAATGTATAAGAATAAAGACGCAATATCATCAATGATCCCATACGAATATGAAGGCGTTCATTATGCATTAGATTTGAATGCCGGGCCGTTATTGAGATCTTATATTTTATCAGCTGTTATTGCATATCACGAACGAGACAATAAAATTTTATTTGAAGATATACTTGCGACAAGAAATTTAGATGACGTATCAGACGACAAAAGCACAAGCTCACACGAACAAGTCAGAAATTTCATAATTGAAGACTCTTACATGACATCACAAATAGCGAAAAATTATCACGAATGGGATAATAATATTCATGATGATGAACTCTCAAAGACTACAGAGCAATTATTTACGTTAGCTATGACGAGATTATATACATCATTTAAAGCTGCGGTTATATTGCTTAATAATGGATTTTTCCTAGAAGTTAACCCGGTGTTCCGCATGATTCTCGAACAATTAGGCTGGGCAGCGTATTTATTGCAAGAAAAAAATATAGATAATATCAAGAAAAATCGCGTTCAACATAATATAAATCATTTAAAGACTTTGCTCAATGATAAAAGATTAGGGGAATTATACGGTTATTTGTCAGGAAAATCACATCTTGAGCCTTCAGAAATAAATTCATACGCTGCTGTTAATAATGATAATCAAACAGTTATGATCAGAGATCGCTCCGGCAAAATATCCGAAGAAATTACAGTGATTTTATTTTCCTTGCTTGAATCATATGCAAAAATAGTCTGGCTGGGATTAAAACATTTCGGTTTTCGCAATGTCGAGCGGCAATATTTTGAAGACTGGTATAACTGCCATTTGCTATTAATAAAATATTTACGGAAAATTTTGCAGGGCACGCCATTTTTTGATATTTTCACGAGAATATAGCGCGGGTTATTATGCAAAAAATTTATTATTTATAGCTGTGAGAGTCATTGCTAATACTTAAATTATTAACATTTTTTGTAGCTGTAAATGTAGCTGTAAAATATGCAGCTCCCGTTAATTTTCCGAGAACTGCAGCGAGATAATTTTTTCTTAATATATCACGAGAATTCACAGCAAATTTTTTATCACGAACCCGCAAAAAAATATTGCACATATACAAAATTTTTTAGCTTTGTAAATCATTGCTATTACTGAAATAATAAACACTTTTTGTAGCTGTAAATGTAGCTGTAAAAATTGCCTCTCTCACTATAATTTATACTGCGCTATGAATCTTTCATAAACTATAATTGACACTAGAGTCATTAACACGTCCGCTAAAACTTGAGTCCATACTATTCCATACATGCCGAAAAAATAATTTAGCACGAACAATAACGGAATGTTAAATATAACCCACCTAGCAGAGCCGAGAATCAGCGCACGGTCTCCCATTCCTACAGCCTGAAAGAAATTCACTAAGTGAAAACATATAAACATAAACGGTGTAGCAAGAGTCCTCGCTCGCAAAAAATGTGTGCCTAATTCTACAGTTCTTGAATCATCTATAAAAATTTTCATGATGTCAGCCGCAAAAATTTCATATAATATAACACTAACAAAGCCTATAACAAGTCCGACTAAACGCGAAAAATTAACGGCCTCGCGCATTCTCTTGAAATTCCCCGACGAATAATTATAAGCAGCAAGGGGCATCATTCCCATACATAGACCGATTCCCACGTTTAACGGCAATCTTTCAGCTTTTAATACGATTCCTACGGCTGCTAAAGGAATATCACCATAAAGCGACATTAATTTATCGATTATAATATAAGTTACGTCAAATAAAGTTACTGCGATTGCGGCAGGGACTCCGACATAAAAAATTGACTTGATATTTTGCACTGAAGCACGAAAATTTTTTACAGCAAGCGACAAAATACTATTCTTGAGCCTGAATATTACAACTAAGAAATACAAGCATATTATCAAATTTGAAAGCATTGTAGCAATTCCCGCGCCTAAGACTTCATAACCAGACGGCAGCAAGACGAACATAAATAAAGGGTCAAGAAATATATTTATAATTCCGCCCATTGAGACACCGAATCCGGCTTGTTTTGCATAACCTGTTGAACGCAGAAAATTAGCTAGAGTCATTCCTAAAATTGTCGGTATCGCTCCGATTACTATAACGCAAAAAGTGTACTGCTCGGCAAATATCATAGTGTCAGGACTCGCGCCTAATAATTCTAATATACTTCTCATGAAAATATATACAAGTCCCGCATAAATTCCCGCCGTCAAAATTGTCATGTAAAAACAAAATGAACTCACCGATTTAGCTTCATCGTGCCGGCCTGCTCCCATTAAGCGAGATATTAACGTACCGCCTCCGACTCCGAATAAATTAGCAAATGTTATCGAAATATTAAACACTGGCAGTAAAAGCGAGACCCCTGCGACCATTAAGGGATTATTTGTGCGGCCTATATAAAAAGTGTCAGCTAAATTATAAATCAATATAATTAATTGTCCGAATATCATCGGGAGTGCTAATTCAGCGAGTGCCTTAGGGATCGGCCAAGACTCAAAAATTTCCTGATTTTCTTTGTGTTTATCCATCATAAATTAATCCTTCTTTATTTTCGCGCGTATTCCCTGAGTCAAAGCTAACAATCTTTCAGGCTCAACGGGGAAGAAAGCGTGATCAGTTCCTGCGGCACTCCAGACAATTTTGTAATTAAATAAATCGTCATCCAAGACAGCGGGCAATTTTTCAGGATAACCGAGCGGGGGGACTCCTCCGACATGAAAGCCGTAACGTGAAAATACTTCATCGGGACTCATCATGCGGCCTCGTCTGCCTCCCAGTGATAAAGCAGCAAGTTTTGAATCGACTTTATTTGCACCGCTCATTAAGACTAAACAGGGCTGAGTCTTGTCAAGCACAAATATTAAACTTTTCAGGATTTCGCCGGGCGTTACTCCGATTGCGTTTGCTGCGTCATCAACTGTAAAAATAGTGCTGTCTGAAATTTTTATCTCAATGTCAGAGGCTCCGAGATTGTCAAGAGATTCTCTAACTTTGTGTATAGACTCATTCATAAAAAACTTTACTCCCTTCACGTATATTATTCTGAATTTTAGCAGAAATATATTTAATCGCGTCAGACTCGCCGGATTCTATAGCAAGTTCTACGGATTTCACGGCAAAATTTATTAAATTCTCGGACTCGCGCCTAAGAGTAAAAGATTTCTGCACAAGACTTGAAATTTTTTGCTGGGTGTCATAACTTACACAAGGCAATCTAACATTTTTGAATCCGTCATCAGAAATTGCAGATAAAATCGTACCGGAGCAGCTACGCTTTAAAAGATTCTGAACGAGTTCAGATTTAAATAATAATAACAACGTTTCAGGATTATATGAGTCCGAGTCAAGCACATAGAATCCCGTCGAACATAAAGCACCGTCATATTCGCCCGTGATAATCGCACATTTCTGTATTGACCCCTCAATTGATGAGACTATCACTTGGCCTGTATGAACGATTCGCCGCGCTCTTGTCGGGAGTTCTGCACCGTTTGCAATGGCCGCCCCCGTTATATTGCCGAATGTGCCAACATCAGCTAACTCGATATATTTATATTCTGTTAATGAGGCGGGATTAAAATTTTCATTGTGAATCTTACAAGATTCTTTTACTGTCAACGAGTCGGGCAAATTTTCAAGCAAATAATCATATTTCGGCATAAAGTACTCCGCATCAAGCCGTCCTGCTGAGTTCGTGAAAGAAAATAATTTTGTCGTGATATTTTGCGATTGAGCCGGCAATGGAAAATTTAATTCTTGCTGTAAGATTTCTTGTGCTTGTGTGTATGCTGCAACGGATTCCGCGCGAGTATTAATGCCCTTGCGTGTAATTTTTTCGATGAGCGAGTCAAATTCGTCTGATAATTTAGGAATTAATATATCTTGAAATTCTGCGAGTATAATTCTTGGCCTAGTTGCTTTAATGCCCCGCCTGCGTAACTGATAATAACCGTACTTACAATTTAAGAATGCTGATACAAAATAGGGATTATAACCTTTTTTTAGCGTTATTTTTCCTACATCTGCACTCATGTTAGCTTCTGGGATATTTACAGGCATAACAGCACTTTTTCCAAAATAAACTCCTGTCTTTGTTACAATAACATCGCCCGGACGAAGTACAGACCTGTTTAGCGTTGCATGTTTTGCATATGATATGTATCTGATTTTATCATTATCAATATATCCCTCTTCTATAGTTTCACTCAAGAAGCAAGGAACGCCGGAATCATAATATTCACGCGAACCGTGATCTCCATCTGTAATAAGTCGTGAAATTTCTCCGAGCGATTTTATATTGCTACAACTTTCAACAATTCGAGCAGCTTCGATATATTTTTTTCCGTAATACTCCGCTCCCAGTGTAAAGCCATTTTCTAACGCACTTAACATAACTTCTTGAGAGTCAAGCCCACTCATCAAAGCCTGATATTTTGCTTCATTAAAAGACGAATGGGCCTCAAGAAAAAAACTCAAATTCTCCCGTTTAGCGAATTCAATAAAAGCCTCTGCAATGCCGTCTTGAGTGAGTCCCTCGTGATTAAATAAATCGTGATCTACAATCAAGTGATTATGCGAGTCAAGAATAAAATTTCCGTTCTCGTCCTTCCTGTAAATCTTCTCGCCTGAGTTATCCTTGCTGGGTTTCTGCATAGTCGCGAAAAAAATCGGGTAATCATCACGGCGCGGGCATAAATCATCGTCCCATTTCTGAACTAGTAAAACAGAAGTTTTTGTACCTGTATGAGGCTTAAACACGTTCCCATGAAGACCGATAACAGCAAGAATTCTACATCTTTCAGCAATGAAATCACGAATATATTTATCGCTTGAGTTATTAAATCTGCCTTGAGGTAAAATAATTGCCATACGTCCGCCCGGCTTGAGAAATGACAAATTACGTTCAATAAATAAAATATCGCGTCCGACTTTAGATTGATATTTGCCTTTAGAATTTTTGCCGAGTTCATAATTTGCGATTATATTATGCTGCTGAATATCTCCGGCAAAAGGCGGATTTGCCATTACTATATCGAAATTAAAATTTTTATAGCTTTCTTCAGTCTCCGCAAAATCAGTAAAACGCAGCCAGCCCTCATAATAAATTTTTTGCCACGCTTTATTATTCGTAACGTCGTCCCAGTGCATATAATCAAGAGTGTTTAAATGTAATACATTAGTTCGTCCGTCGCCTGCTATGAGATTCAGAGTCCGTGCGACTCTAACTGCTTTCTCGTCAAAATCTATAGCAAAAACTTTTTCCCGCACATAGTCTTCGCATTCGGGTAATTTTTTCTCGGCAGTAAATAAATTGCTGGGAGGTAAATTTTTTTGCGCGTAAATCTTCCGCCAAACATAGAACATAGTATGAACAGGAAATCCGCAAGACCCCGCCGCAGTGTCTATCATGCTTTCTGACTCGCTGGGATTAAGCATTCTAACGCACATATCTATAATATAACGTGGAGTAAAAAATTGTCCCTTCTCACCTTTTTGAGATTTATTCATGAGATATTCAAAAGCGTCATCGATTACGTCAAGATTTGAGTTAAATAATTTTACTTCCTGCAATGACGCAACACACACGGACAAATGCGAGGGAGTCAAAGAAATTTTTTCGTCTTTAGAAAATACACCCGGCCATTTTGCTTGAGCTTTCTTAAATAATTCTTGAATATTTTGCTTGAGTGCGTTGTCAGTGTCGCCGTAATTTCTGAATTCAAGCGCGCGGGTTTCGTCTCTAGTGCTTTGCATTTCGTCATATAATTTCGTGTAAATGAGCTTGAAAACTTCCTCGAACGCGTCAACTCCTGCATTAGCTAATACTTCGTCTTCCATTTCTTGAATTAATGCCTTGAGGGATCTCTTATTAGCTGCGAGTTTATCTTTTGCGGCCAAGTCTTTAATATAAAATC
The sequence above is a segment of the Synergistaceae bacterium genome. Coding sequences within it:
- the thrS gene encoding threonine--tRNA ligase, whose translation is MKTPRLINIKLAINLIGCYSCKKIYNNQEGRYIFLFKINDREFDSPVTIQDALKALGLDSKKVIAGKFNDDLLDLTREINSSGKLEAITGESPEGLEILRHSTAHLMAQAILRLYPGTHFGVGPAIKDGFYYDVDVAGTITEEDLPKIESEMRKISGAGEKVTREDMTKDAALKFFANDPYKTELISEIESDTVSIYKQGEYADLCRGPHVPDAGKIHNFKLLSIAGAYWRGSEKNKMLTRIYGTAFDKPDELKAYLKQLEEAKLRDHRKLGKDLDLFSLHEEGPGFPFFHPKGMAIMNTLIDFWRREHNKRGYTEIKTPQILDRDLWIRSGHWDHYRENMYFTEIDEKPYAIKPMNCPGSILVYKTQLRSYRDLPMRLTELGCVHRHERSGVLHGLMRVRCFTQDDAHTYITPEQIKDEVTQIMELDKYFYNDVFGFKYFVELSTRPEDSMGTDEQWEAAENALRDALESTNTPYTINPGDGAFYGPKIDFHLEDCIGRTWQCGTIQLDFQMPGRFGVTYIGEDGAEHTPVMIHRVVFGSVERFMGILIEHYAGAFPYWLAPVQIKIVPIAKDHLDYSHELKKIFDGLNIRAEIDERDEKLGRKIRDAQIQKVPYMLVIGDKERDNKTLGVRKRTEGDLGSMTLDEFKALLDKEFSPIK
- a CDS encoding MATE family efflux transporter, with translation MMDKHKENQEIFESWPIPKALAELALPMIFGQLIILIYNLADTFYIGRTNNPLMVAGVSLLLPVFNISITFANLFGVGGGTLISRLMGAGRHDEAKSVSSFCFYMTILTAGIYAGLVYIFMRSILELLGASPDTMIFAEQYTFCVIVIGAIPTILGMTLANFLRSTGYAKQAGFGVSMGGIINIFLDPLFMFVLLPSGYEVLGAGIATMLSNLIICLYFLVVIFRLKNSILSLAVKNFRASVQNIKSIFYVGVPAAIAVTLFDVTYIIIDKLMSLYGDIPLAAVGIVLKAERLPLNVGIGLCMGMMPLAAYNYSSGNFKRMREAVNFSRLVGLVIGFVSVILYEIFAADIMKIFIDDSRTVELGTHFLRARTLATPFMFICFHLVNFFQAVGMGDRALILGSARWVIFNIPLLFVLNYFFGMYGIVWTQVLADVLMTLVSIIVYERFIAQYKL
- a CDS encoding YbaK/EbsC family protein, encoding MNESIHKVRESLDNLGASDIEIKISDSTIFTVDDAANAIGVTPGEILKSLIFVLDKTQPCLVLMSGANKVDSKLAALSLGGRRGRMMSPDEVFSRYGFHVGGVPPLGYPEKLPAVLDDDLFNYKIVWSAAGTDHAFFPVEPERLLALTQGIRAKIKKD
- a CDS encoding N-6 DNA methylase, with translation MNAIQDNIYTKQIKGVDVPFIKCLIRDKEIRITPEEAVRQLFIYKLIHEYKYKRENIKLEHAINFGREVKRADIVIFDPLHPESEYIIVEVKKPKLLDGKGQLKSYCNATGALIGVWTNGQQIISYRREEPNIFVELPGFPRADQKLRDILTERFYIKDLAAKDKLAANKRSLKALIQEMEDEVLANAGVDAFEEVFKLIYTKLYDEMQSTRDETRALEFRNYGDTDNALKQNIQELFKKAQAKWPGVFSKDEKISLTPSHLSVCVASLQEVKLFNSNLDVIDDAFEYLMNKSQKGEKGQFFTPRYIIDMCVRMLNPSESESMIDTAAGSCGFPVHTMFYVWRKIYAQKNLPPSNLFTAEKKLPECEDYVREKVFAIDFDEKAVRVARTLNLIAGDGRTNVLHLNTLDYMHWDDVTNNKAWQKIYYEGWLRFTDFAETEESYKNFNFDIVMANPPFAGDIQQHNIIANYELGKNSKGKYQSKVGRDILFIERNLSFLKPGGRMAIILPQGRFNNSSDKYIRDFIAERCRILAVIGLHGNVFKPHTGTKTSVLLVQKWDDDLCPRRDDYPIFFATMQKPSKDNSGEKIYRKDENGNFILDSHNHLIVDHDLFNHEGLTQDGIAEAFIEFAKRENLSFFLEAHSSFNEAKYQALMSGLDSQEVMLSALENGFTLGAEYYGKKYIEAARIVESCSNIKSLGEISRLITDGDHGSREYYDSGVPCFLSETIEEGYIDNDKIRYISYAKHATLNRSVLRPGDVIVTKTGVYFGKSAVMPVNIPEANMSADVGKITLKKGYNPYFVSAFLNCKYGYYQLRRRGIKATRPRIILAEFQDILIPKLSDEFDSLIEKITRKGINTRAESVAAYTQAQEILQQELNFPLPAQSQNITTKLFSFTNSAGRLDAEYFMPKYDYLLENLPDSLTVKESCKIHNENFNPASLTEYKYIELADVGTFGNITGAAIANGAELPTRARRIVHTGQVIVSSIEGSIQKCAIITGEYDGALCSTGFYVLDSDSYNPETLLLLFKSELVQNLLKRSCSGTILSAISDDGFKNVRLPCVSYDTQQKISSLVQKSFTLRRESENLINFAVKSVELAIESGESDAIKYISAKIQNNIREGSKVFYE